The genomic window TCGCATTTCCCTTAAGGCCTGAAAAGGGATATTGATTTTTAGCAATTTCAGGATCCAAGGCAACATTTGCCTGGATTTCCCCGTCCACTGTCAAATCCGGGGCCGTCTCCTTGACTAGGGCAGTTGCTTTTTTCACCTTCAGTGTTAACGGATGATAGGCGCTGCCGAAGTTAGAAAAGGAGAGCATGGCAACCCGTGGTGTAATATCAAAATGCCGTGCATGCTCGGAAGCCAGGATAGCGGTTTCAGCCAACTCTTCTACAGTGGGCTCAATGGTAACAGTCGTATCTGCGCAGAAAACAACCTTTTTCTTGAACACCATCATGTACAGGCCATGCACTTTGGACAAGCCTTCCTTTTTGCCGATCACTTCAATGGCCGGTGAAATAACATCGGGATAATGGGCATTAATACCAGACAGCAAGGCATCCGCATCCCCTTGTTCCACCATAACAGCCCCAAAATAATTTCTATTTTCCCGCAGACGACGGCGGGCATCATAACGCGTCAACCCCTTGCGCTGACGCTTGCTAAAAAGCACGTCTGTGTAGACGTCAAGCTTTTCACTGGTGCGGGGATTAATGATTTCCGTATCACGTAGATCAATATTAAGAGCCTTAGCTTTTTCGCGAATAACTTTTTCGTCGCCGATAAGAATCGGCATTGCAATTTTTTCGTCCAGCAGAACTTGTACGGAACGTAAAATTTTATCTTCTTTGCCTTCTGGAAAGACCACCCGCTTAGGATCAGCCTTTGCTTTGTTGATCATAGCACGCATGATCTCTTTTGAGCGTCCCTGAAGCGCTTCAAGGTGCTCAACGTATTTGGCCATATCCGGAATGGGTTTTCGGGCCACACCGGAATCCATGGCGGCCTGGGCAACGGCAGGAGCCATATGCAACAAGACCCGTGGGTCAAATGGTTTGGGAAGCAAATATTCCCGCCCGAATTTAATATCACTTTTGCAGTAGGCCCGACGTACCGAATCCGGAACGTCCTCTTTTGCCAGTTGGGCGAGGGCGTACACTGCTGCAAGCTTCATCTCTTCATTAATGGCGCTGGCATGGGTGTCCAAAGCGCCACGAAACAGAAACGGAAAACACAAAACATTGTTCACCTGGTTATTGTAGTCGGATCGTCCGGTACCAATAATGACGTCACCGCGCACAGATTTTGCTTCGTCCGGGGTAATCTCGGGATCAGGATTGGCCATGGCAAAGACAATAGGGTCTTTGGCCATGGTGCGCAGCATGTCGGCGGTAAGCGCGCCTTTTACCGAAACCCCGAAAAAGATATCCGCACCTTTCATCGCATCCTCAAGGGTACGGTTATCCGTTTGCGCAGCCAAGCGCTCTTTATAAGGATTCATACCTTCAGTGCGGCCTTTAAATATGACCCCCTTGGAGTCGCAAAGGATAAGATTTTCTTTGTCCACCCCCATGGAGATTAAAAGGTTGGCACATGCAATACCTGCGGCTCCGGCCCCGTTAAATACAACCTTGATCTCGTCAATCTTTTTTTCAACCAACTCAAGCGCATTGACCATGCCGGCTGCGGCAATAATCGCCGTTCCGTGCTGATCATCATGGAACACCGGGATGTTCATGGTTTTTTGCAGCGCTTCTTCAATGTAAAAACACTCGGGCCCTTTGATATCTTCCAGATTGATACCACCAAAGGTTGGCTCAAGCAACTGTACGGTTCGAATCAATTCATCCGGATCTTTGGTGTTCAGTTCTATATCAAAAACATCGATATCGGCAAAACTCTTGAACAAAACACCTTTGCCTTCCATAACCGGCTTGCTTGCAAGCGCACCGATATTTCCAAGACCGAGTACTGCCGTCCCGTTGGAAACAACGGCGACAAGATTTCCCTTTGCTGTATATTCATAGGCCATCCCCGGCTCTTCTTCAATTGCCAAACAGGGCTCGGCAACACCTGGGCTGTAAGCAAGAGACAAGTCTCTGCTTGTTGCGCATGGTTTAGTGGTGATGACTTCAATTTTACCTTTACGACCACTCCGGTGATACTCCAGAGCATCAGTGAATTGTGACATTGTTCCTTCCTTTAATATGATCAGGCAGGTGAGGGGATTGCAAGGTGCTGTTCCAAATAAAGGGGTGCACCTGATTACATCTTCATCCGGATACGATTTGTTTTTTAATTATCGTATGGATAAATTGCTTTACTTTAGAATAGATAGAATAACTTTATTTTTAAAATTTTGTCAAGAACCAAACACCAATTGGCTCGTAAAGCTGAGCGACACAAAGACTCCAATAAAGTACGGATTGGGTCCAGAAAAAGACTTCTTGTGATTTATCTTCTGAGAATCATCAAAGATGATTAATTTTAAAACAAAAACATACACTTTTACGAAATAAAAATAGGAATTTCAAGCCAAAAACTGATCAAACAAAATTTCACCTCAAAGTAGGCCAGTTAAAAATGCTTGACACAAACGGTCCGCTTCATTAGGTATGTAGCCGATACCATATACACAACATGAAAAGACATTAAGGGATTGCCGGAAATCACCGTTTTTTATATGTATATTTTTCAGCCGAGTCTTTTTCAGACCGTCTGCAAGGAGAGCCTTGATGTAGCGCTTTTAAAAGAGGACAAAGGATCTTAAACCATTGGCGGACCGGAAACCGGTAAGCCCATGGTTTTTTTTTGCCAAGGGTTTAACAACCACCATTTAATAAAGGAAGAGTTACCATGAGACAAAAACACCTTGTACTTGCAATGTTTGTCACTACTCTGTCGATGCTTCTGGTATCAGGGGCGATGGCGGCAGACGTTTACAAAATCGGAGGCATTTTCTCGGTCACCGGTAGAGCCTCGTTTTTGGGCGACCCTGAAAAGAAAACCATGGAGATGATGGTCGAACAGATCAATGCCGCCGGCGGCATTGACGGACATATGCTTGAAGCGGTGATCTATGATTCCGAAGGAGATCCGGCTAAAGCCGTATCCGCCGTAAACAAACTCATTCATAAGGATCAAGTCATCGCCATCATTGGTCCTTCCACCACCCCAACCACGCTGGCCATTGTCAATTTTACCAAGCGCGCCAAAGTACCTTTAATCAGCTGTGCCGCCGGCATCAAAATAACCACCCCGGTGGACCCCTGGGTATTCAAAACCGCCCAGAGTGATTTATTGGCTGTGGCAGCTGTTTATCAGCAGATGAAAGATGCCGGCATAAAAAAAATCGGCATTCTATCGGTATCCAACGCCTATGGTGAAAGCGGAAAAAAACAGCTTTTGGGCCAGGCCGAAAAATTCGGCATCCAGGTGATCATTGATGAAAGCTTTGGTGCTAAAGACACCGACACCACGACCCAGCTGGCTAAAATCAAGGCTGCCGGCCCGGATGCCATTGTGTGTTGGGGAACCAATCCAGGGCCTGCTGTGGTAGCGAAAAATGCAAAACAGCTAAAAATCGACATTCCGCTTTATCAGAGCCACGGCGTGGGATCACCTAAATTCATTGAACTGGCTGGAGATGCCGCCAACGGCAATATCCTGCCCACCGGAAAAATCCTGGTAACCAGCCTCCTGGATGATTCCGACCCCCAAAAAAAGGTACTTGAAAATTATCAAAACGCCTATGAAACTAAATACTCCGCAAATGTATCAGGCTTTGGCGGGTATGCCTATGATGCGGTAAACCTTCTGACCGGTGCATTAAAAGGCAGCGGAGGCGACAAAGCAAAAATCCGGGACAACCTGGAAGCGACCAAAGGCTACGTGGGTGCCACAGGAGAATTTAACTTCACCACCGAGGACCATAACGGTCTCTCGCCAGACGCCTTTGTCATGGTAAAAATCCAAAACGGAACCTGGACACTGTTAAAGTAACGGCCATGGGTGGACCTGATCTATCATCGCCCAGGCACAGCCCACAACGAAATATGAAAGTAACTGAGCAACTTATTGATACTTTCATATAAAACAAGAGGTATCCATGCAGGAAATTGTCCAATATCTGTTTTCAGGTATTACCACCGGCGCAGTGTACGCCGTGATCGCCGTGGGGCTGTCCATGCTGTACAGCTCCACGGAGCTGATCAACTTTGCCCACGGAGAATTTGTCATGATCGGTGCCCTTGTTATGGTGACGCTGTGGGTACATTTAGGGCTTGCCCTACCCTTGGCCCTGGCGGGCGCCGTGGCAGCAGGCTGTATACTGGGGCTGGTGTTTGAACGGCTTGCCATTCGTACGGCTAAAAATCCCGAGCCGATCGCTCTGATTATTATTACCGTTGGAGCAGGCATTTTCCTGAAAGGTGCGGCTATGATTATTTGGGGAAAAGATCCCTTCAGCATGCCCTCCTTTTCCAGCCATGAATCCATTGAAATTTTTGGTGCCGCTCTTCTGCCCCAGAGCATCTGGATTGTTACGGCTGCCCTGGTGCTGGCAGGCGGCATCCATCTGTTCTTGAAACAGACACTCACCGGCAAAGCCATGGTGGCCTGTGCCGTCAACAAAAAAGCGGCCTGGTTGTCGGGAATCCCCTCTGAAAAGATGGGAATTCTGGCCT from uncultured Desulfobacter sp. includes these protein-coding regions:
- a CDS encoding ABC transporter substrate-binding protein, producing the protein MRQKHLVLAMFVTTLSMLLVSGAMAADVYKIGGIFSVTGRASFLGDPEKKTMEMMVEQINAAGGIDGHMLEAVIYDSEGDPAKAVSAVNKLIHKDQVIAIIGPSTTPTTLAIVNFTKRAKVPLISCAAGIKITTPVDPWVFKTAQSDLLAVAAVYQQMKDAGIKKIGILSVSNAYGESGKKQLLGQAEKFGIQVIIDESFGAKDTDTTTQLAKIKAAGPDAIVCWGTNPGPAVVAKNAKQLKIDIPLYQSHGVGSPKFIELAGDAANGNILPTGKILVTSLLDDSDPQKKVLENYQNAYETKYSANVSGFGGYAYDAVNLLTGALKGSGGDKAKIRDNLEATKGYVGATGEFNFTTEDHNGLSPDAFVMVKIQNGTWTLLK
- a CDS encoding branched-chain amino acid ABC transporter permease, yielding MQEIVQYLFSGITTGAVYAVIAVGLSMLYSSTELINFAHGEFVMIGALVMVTLWVHLGLALPLALAGAVAAGCILGLVFERLAIRTAKNPEPIALIIITVGAGIFLKGAAMIIWGKDPFSMPSFSSHESIEIFGAALLPQSIWIVTAALVLAGGIHLFLKQTLTGKAMVACAVNKKAAWLSGIPSEKMGILAFGISTGCGAVAGVFIAPITMSSYDMGTILGLKGFCAAMIGGLGSLWGAFAGGLLLGILESLGAGLISSGSKDAIAFVLLLLILYIRPGGLFAAKEAKRF
- a CDS encoding NADP-dependent malic enzyme is translated as MSQFTDALEYHRSGRKGKIEVITTKPCATSRDLSLAYSPGVAEPCLAIEEEPGMAYEYTAKGNLVAVVSNGTAVLGLGNIGALASKPVMEGKGVLFKSFADIDVFDIELNTKDPDELIRTVQLLEPTFGGINLEDIKGPECFYIEEALQKTMNIPVFHDDQHGTAIIAAAGMVNALELVEKKIDEIKVVFNGAGAAGIACANLLISMGVDKENLILCDSKGVIFKGRTEGMNPYKERLAAQTDNRTLEDAMKGADIFFGVSVKGALTADMLRTMAKDPIVFAMANPDPEITPDEAKSVRGDVIIGTGRSDYNNQVNNVLCFPFLFRGALDTHASAINEEMKLAAVYALAQLAKEDVPDSVRRAYCKSDIKFGREYLLPKPFDPRVLLHMAPAVAQAAMDSGVARKPIPDMAKYVEHLEALQGRSKEIMRAMINKAKADPKRVVFPEGKEDKILRSVQVLLDEKIAMPILIGDEKVIREKAKALNIDLRDTEIINPRTSEKLDVYTDVLFSKRQRKGLTRYDARRRLRENRNYFGAVMVEQGDADALLSGINAHYPDVISPAIEVIGKKEGLSKVHGLYMMVFKKKVVFCADTTVTIEPTVEELAETAILASEHARHFDITPRVAMLSFSNFGSAYHPLTLKVKKATALVKETAPDLTVDGEIQANVALDPEIAKNQYPFSGLKGNANVFIFPDLQSGNITYKMLAKLGNAVAVGPILMGMKKPIHVLQRADDVADIVNMAAVAVNDAQMNELNQ